One Synechococcus sp. MU1617 DNA window includes the following coding sequences:
- the clpS gene encoding ATP-dependent Clp protease adapter ClpS — translation MTSSSPGSSAVLERQETTQRYPQARVIVLDDDVNTFQHVVDCLRKIIPGMSEDNAWNLANRIDGQGSAEVWCGPLEQAELYHQQLQAEGLTMAPLERC, via the coding sequence ATGACCAGCTCCAGCCCCGGTTCATCAGCAGTACTGGAGCGTCAGGAAACAACCCAGCGTTACCCCCAGGCTCGCGTGATCGTTCTTGACGATGATGTGAACACGTTCCAGCACGTGGTGGATTGCCTTCGCAAAATCATTCCTGGCATGAGCGAAGACAATGCCTGGAACCTCGCCAACAGAATTGATGGGCAGGGTTCGGCTGAAGTCTGGTGCGGCCCCCTGGAGCAGGCCGAGCTGTACCACCAGCAGCTTCAGGCCGAAGGATTAACAATGGCCCCTCTGGAACGCTGTTGA
- a CDS encoding TIGR04168 family protein has translation MRLAIAGDLHGAWGDADEQLLQHLKPDAVLFVGDLADGDLRLTRRITRLPFPVAVILGNHDRGRDRSGGILEQQLAVLGDLHCAWRSIQWPELPLTVVGARPCSAGGGFHLSKAVEAVYGPVSLEASADRIVKAAAVVPTDQPLIVMAHCGPSGLGSDAASPCGRDWKTPALDWGDQDLALALDRMAKNRPADLVIFGHMHHALKRGSGFRQNLLRHRHGTALINAACVPRAGFDGHGRTLLHLSWAEFQGSRLALLAHRWYTPDAELIHQEQLQMDAPLPC, from the coding sequence CTGCGACTTGCCATTGCCGGTGATCTGCACGGCGCCTGGGGCGACGCTGATGAACAGCTGCTGCAGCATCTCAAGCCCGATGCTGTTCTTTTTGTAGGTGATCTCGCTGATGGGGATCTGCGGCTGACGCGACGGATCACGCGGCTTCCCTTTCCCGTAGCCGTGATCCTGGGGAACCACGACCGCGGACGGGATCGCAGTGGCGGCATCCTTGAGCAGCAACTGGCTGTGCTCGGCGATCTGCACTGCGCCTGGCGCTCGATCCAATGGCCCGAGCTCCCATTGACGGTTGTAGGTGCGCGTCCCTGCAGTGCAGGTGGAGGTTTTCACCTGTCGAAAGCGGTTGAGGCGGTGTACGGCCCGGTGTCGCTTGAAGCCTCAGCCGATCGGATCGTGAAGGCCGCAGCCGTTGTTCCCACCGACCAGCCCTTGATCGTGATGGCCCACTGCGGACCCTCGGGGTTGGGATCCGATGCCGCCAGTCCCTGCGGGCGCGATTGGAAGACACCGGCGCTCGACTGGGGAGATCAGGATCTGGCCCTCGCCTTGGATCGCATGGCCAAGAACCGACCTGCTGATCTGGTGATCTTTGGCCACATGCACCATGCCCTCAAGCGCGGCTCCGGTTTCCGCCAGAACCTGCTGCGTCATCGCCATGGAACCGCGCTGATCAACGCCGCCTGTGTGCCGCGTGCAGGGTTTGATGGGCACGGGCGGACGCTGCTGCACCTTTCCTGGGCTGAATTCCAGGGCTCCCGTCTCGCTCTGCTCGCCCATCGCTGGTACACCCCCGATGCTGAGTTGATCCATCAGGAGCAGTTGCAGATGGATGCTCCGCTGCCGTGCTGA
- a CDS encoding carbohydrate ABC transporter permease: MRNSLSAWAFLLPAVVLISLSVLVPALMALVMSFTATGLDVSEPLRFVGLANLERLLSDPMARQVLVTTFFYLIGVVPPIVFGALALAVLVNQGLPGRSLLRGAFYTPVLVSIVVAAIAFRWLYAENGLINGWLSALLGDAFSPIGFLTTPQLALPAVMLVTLWKGLGYYMVIFLAGLQGIPKELYEAAELDGSEGWRKHLDITLPLMGPYVTLVAVVSSIAATKVFEEVFLMTQGGPADATRTIVYYVYDQAFAELEISYACTLGLALFLLVLLFTMIRLAFAGDRPLI; this comes from the coding sequence GTGCGCAACTCCCTTTCGGCCTGGGCGTTTCTGCTGCCGGCGGTGGTGTTGATCAGTTTGTCGGTGCTGGTGCCGGCCTTGATGGCCCTGGTGATGAGCTTCACCGCCACCGGGCTTGATGTCAGTGAGCCCTTGCGTTTTGTGGGTTTGGCCAACCTGGAGCGCTTGCTGTCCGATCCGATGGCGAGGCAGGTGTTGGTCACCACCTTCTTTTATCTGATCGGTGTGGTGCCGCCCATCGTTTTCGGGGCGCTGGCACTGGCGGTGTTGGTGAACCAGGGTTTGCCCGGTCGTTCCCTGCTGCGGGGCGCCTTTTACACCCCCGTCTTGGTGTCGATCGTTGTTGCAGCGATCGCCTTTCGTTGGCTGTACGCCGAGAACGGACTGATCAATGGATGGTTGAGCGCCCTGCTCGGCGATGCCTTCAGCCCGATTGGTTTTCTCACCACGCCGCAGCTGGCCCTTCCCGCCGTGATGTTGGTGACCCTCTGGAAAGGACTGGGGTATTACATGGTGATTTTCCTGGCGGGTCTGCAGGGCATTCCCAAGGAGCTCTACGAAGCAGCGGAGCTGGATGGCAGCGAGGGCTGGAGAAAGCATCTCGACATAACCCTGCCCTTGATGGGGCCCTACGTGACCTTGGTTGCTGTGGTTTCGTCGATCGCGGCAACCAAGGTGTTCGAGGAGGTGTTCCTGATGACCCAGGGAGGTCCTGCTGATGCCACGCGAACCATCGTTTATTACGTGTACGACCAGGCCTTTGCTGAGTTGGAGATCAGTTACGCCTGCACCTTGGGCCTAGCCCTGTTCCTGCTCGTGTTGCTGTTCACCATGATCCGGTTGGCCTTTGCCGGCGATCGGCCGCTGATCTGA
- the clpP gene encoding ATP-dependent Clp endopeptidase proteolytic subunit ClpP: MIPIVIEESGRGERAFDIYSRLLRERIIFLGEAVTSDSANRIVAQMLFLEAEDPEKDIYLYINSPGGSVYDGLGIFDTMQHIKPDVHTVCVGLAASMGAFLLCAGTKGKRSSLQHSRIMIHQPLGGAQGQASDIRIQADEILFLKDRLNKELADRTGQPLDRIQQDTDRDFFMSPTEAVNYGLIDSVIDKRPVQAVA, encoded by the coding sequence ATGATCCCCATTGTGATTGAGGAGTCCGGCCGGGGAGAAAGGGCCTTTGACATTTATTCCCGGCTTCTGCGCGAGCGCATCATCTTCCTTGGTGAGGCTGTCACCAGTGACTCCGCCAACCGGATCGTGGCCCAGATGTTGTTCCTCGAAGCTGAGGATCCCGAGAAAGATATCTACCTGTACATCAACTCGCCCGGCGGTTCGGTCTACGACGGCCTCGGCATCTTCGACACGATGCAGCACATCAAACCGGATGTGCACACGGTGTGTGTTGGCCTGGCCGCGAGCATGGGTGCCTTCCTTCTTTGTGCCGGCACCAAGGGCAAGCGCAGCAGCCTGCAGCACTCCCGGATCATGATTCACCAGCCTTTGGGCGGTGCCCAGGGCCAAGCCAGTGACATCCGCATTCAGGCGGACGAAATTCTCTTCTTGAAGGATCGCCTCAACAAGGAGCTGGCTGATCGCACCGGGCAACCTCTGGATCGCATCCAACAGGACACTGACCGTGACTTCTTCATGTCACCCACCGAAGCAGTGAACTATGGGTTGATTGATTCGGTGATCGACAAGCGTCCCGTTCAGGCTGTCGCTTGA
- the petN gene encoding cytochrome b6-f complex subunit PetN produces the protein MLFTLGWASLAAMFSFSIAMVVWGRNGDGTLNF, from the coding sequence ATGTTGTTCACTCTGGGTTGGGCGTCCTTGGCCGCCATGTTCAGTTTCTCCATCGCCATGGTGGTCTGGGGACGCAATGGTGACGGCACCCTGAACTTCTGA
- a CDS encoding TPM domain-containing protein — MGTHHIRHLWSLVVVALISLGVLVSPATAYDNPELLPDHPTPVIDLAKVFSDTQRAQLEASLADVEERTGWKMRVLTQYERTPGLAIREFWGLDESSLLLVADPRGGNLLNFNVGDAYFAMMPRTYWVELQTRYGNQYYVKDHGEDGAVLDALNAVEICLDRGGCQVVPGLPQEQWLWTLTTSIFGGLIAGFAAYPRKEGETIAWAWLLLLSPLWVMLFGVFGVAPVVTRTSEVMPLLRNGVGFLAGGIAAYLIAQATVGQKLQNDAEG, encoded by the coding sequence ATGGGAACACATCACATCCGACATCTGTGGAGCCTCGTCGTCGTGGCTCTGATCAGCCTGGGTGTTCTGGTGAGCCCGGCTACGGCCTACGACAACCCGGAGCTGCTGCCGGATCACCCCACCCCGGTGATCGACCTCGCCAAGGTGTTCAGCGACACCCAGAGGGCCCAGCTGGAGGCATCCCTGGCAGATGTGGAGGAACGCACCGGCTGGAAAATGCGGGTGTTAACCCAGTACGAGCGCACACCAGGCCTGGCCATACGCGAGTTCTGGGGGCTGGATGAAAGCAGCCTGCTGCTGGTGGCCGACCCCCGTGGCGGGAACCTGCTGAACTTCAACGTTGGTGATGCCTACTTCGCGATGATGCCGCGCACTTACTGGGTGGAGCTGCAGACCCGCTACGGCAACCAGTACTACGTGAAGGACCACGGCGAAGACGGAGCCGTGCTGGATGCCCTCAATGCCGTGGAGATCTGTCTGGACCGGGGTGGCTGTCAGGTGGTGCCTGGTCTTCCCCAGGAACAGTGGCTGTGGACCCTGACCACCTCGATCTTTGGCGGCTTGATTGCTGGCTTTGCGGCCTACCCCCGGAAGGAGGGCGAGACCATCGCCTGGGCCTGGTTGCTGCTGCTTTCACCGCTGTGGGTGATGCTGTTCGGCGTCTTTGGAGTCGCCCCCGTGGTGACACGCACCTCAGAGGTGATGCCCCTGCTGCGCAATGGGGTTGGCTTCCTGGCCGGTGGAATCGCCGCCTATCTGATTGCCCAGGCCACCGTCGGGCAAAAGCTTCAGAACGACGCCGAAGGCTGA
- a CDS encoding class I SAM-dependent methyltransferase has product MELLQRPAFSPMKPMAASCPDWLATHLHQAGGAIPFSRFMDLALNEPEHGYYGSGRARIGAQGDFVTSPSLGSDFAALLAPQLLAWLAAIPQTDPDQRLSIVEIGPGEGHLARDLSAVLRDAAPELLGQIEMVLVEANPGMRRRQQALLQEVDDLPLRWCSLDELRRDPVHGVVIAHELLDALPVERLIWREGSLQQQWVALDPNGGLRSTHRPFPDRLHQEIKRVCSQGGIQLPPPDAEEGWTTEWNSALPDWFAAAAAAVDAGVLLVIDYALEAQRYYTARRSDGTLMAVCAQQAGLSPFDQPGEQDLTAHLCIEVVDEAAQRNGWLVGDQAKQGEALLALGLAQRLHGLQQLPGQHLAEALQRREALLRLVDPAGLGAFRWLTYRRGLPEGGFSLSGAPGSSESRRD; this is encoded by the coding sequence ATGGAACTGCTGCAGCGACCGGCATTCTCTCCAATGAAACCGATGGCTGCGTCCTGTCCTGACTGGTTGGCAACGCATCTGCATCAGGCAGGGGGTGCCATTCCGTTTTCCCGGTTCATGGATCTGGCTCTGAATGAGCCGGAGCACGGTTACTACGGCTCAGGCCGCGCACGCATCGGCGCCCAGGGTGATTTCGTCACATCTCCCTCCCTGGGCAGCGACTTTGCAGCCCTGCTGGCGCCCCAACTTCTGGCCTGGCTGGCTGCGATTCCCCAGACGGATCCTGATCAACGCCTGTCGATTGTGGAAATCGGCCCTGGCGAAGGTCATCTGGCCCGGGATCTCTCTGCTGTGTTGCGTGATGCGGCTCCAGAGCTGTTGGGCCAGATCGAGATGGTGTTGGTGGAGGCCAATCCCGGCATGCGGCGGCGGCAACAGGCCCTGCTGCAAGAGGTGGATGATCTGCCGCTGCGTTGGTGCTCTCTGGACGAGTTGCGCCGCGATCCGGTTCATGGGGTGGTGATCGCCCATGAGTTGCTGGATGCCCTACCGGTGGAGCGATTGATCTGGCGGGAGGGATCCCTCCAGCAGCAGTGGGTGGCGCTTGATCCAAATGGTGGCCTGCGCTCGACGCATCGGCCTTTTCCGGATCGGTTGCACCAGGAGATCAAGCGTGTGTGCAGCCAAGGCGGCATTCAGTTGCCGCCCCCCGATGCCGAAGAGGGGTGGACCACGGAGTGGAACAGTGCACTGCCCGACTGGTTTGCTGCTGCGGCGGCTGCCGTGGATGCGGGCGTGCTGCTGGTGATTGATTACGCCCTGGAGGCCCAGCGTTATTACACGGCCCGGCGCTCCGACGGCACCTTGATGGCTGTTTGTGCTCAGCAGGCGGGTCTGTCGCCCTTCGATCAGCCAGGCGAGCAGGACCTCACGGCACACCTCTGCATCGAAGTCGTGGATGAGGCGGCCCAGCGCAACGGCTGGCTGGTGGGTGATCAGGCCAAGCAGGGCGAAGCACTTCTCGCCTTGGGCCTTGCGCAGCGTCTTCATGGGCTGCAGCAACTCCCGGGCCAACACCTGGCGGAGGCCCTGCAACGCCGCGAAGCTCTGCTTCGGCTGGTGGATCCTGCGGGTTTGGGTGCGTTCCGCTGGCTCACCTATCGGCGCGGATTGCCTGAAGGCGGCTTCAGTCTTTCAGGCGCTCCAGGCAGCTCAGAATCTCGTCGCGACTGA
- the aroB gene encoding 3-dehydroquinate synthase, with amino-acid sequence MTTITPLHHIRVALERNPYEVVIGAGGLARLGQQMLSAGVQPGRRVLVVSNPDVASPYGDACLNSLKAAGFSVDLLVIDAGEHQKTPATVAEIHDAAYNAKLERSSLMVALGGGVVGDMTGFAAATWLRGIQVVQVPTTLLAMVDASIGGKTGVNHPRGKNLIGAFHQPRLVLIDPSTLNTLPEREFRAGMAEVIKYGILGDTSLFEELEACDDPSTPAGLGAERLSSILQRSAAAKARVVAADEKEGGLRAILNYGHTFGHVVETLCGYGTWLHGEAVAIGMVAVGELAVLRGSWSRDDAERQRRLIESAGLPTAWPDLSVDAVLDSLQGDKKVRDGRLRFVMPTGIGSVEIRDDVSRDEILSCLERLKD; translated from the coding sequence ATGACCACAATCACCCCGTTGCATCACATCCGCGTTGCGCTGGAGCGCAATCCCTACGAGGTGGTGATTGGAGCCGGCGGCCTGGCCAGGCTTGGTCAGCAGATGCTGAGCGCCGGAGTGCAGCCTGGTCGGCGTGTGCTGGTGGTCAGCAATCCGGATGTCGCCAGCCCCTATGGCGACGCCTGTCTGAACAGCCTCAAGGCCGCAGGTTTCAGCGTTGACCTGTTGGTGATTGACGCCGGAGAACACCAAAAGACGCCCGCTACGGTGGCTGAGATCCACGATGCGGCCTACAACGCCAAGCTCGAACGCAGCTCGTTGATGGTGGCCCTCGGCGGCGGCGTAGTGGGGGACATGACCGGTTTTGCGGCAGCCACCTGGCTGCGCGGCATCCAGGTGGTTCAGGTTCCAACAACCCTTCTGGCCATGGTGGATGCGTCCATCGGTGGCAAGACCGGGGTCAACCATCCCCGCGGTAAAAACCTGATCGGCGCCTTTCACCAGCCGCGCCTGGTGCTGATCGATCCTTCCACCCTCAACACACTGCCCGAACGCGAGTTCCGAGCCGGCATGGCGGAAGTGATCAAATACGGAATCCTCGGCGACACCTCGCTGTTCGAAGAACTGGAGGCCTGTGACGACCCAAGCACCCCCGCTGGACTTGGAGCGGAACGCCTGAGCTCGATCCTGCAGCGATCCGCCGCGGCCAAGGCCCGGGTGGTGGCCGCCGATGAAAAGGAAGGTGGCTTAAGGGCGATCCTCAACTACGGCCATACCTTCGGCCATGTGGTGGAGACCCTCTGCGGTTATGGCACCTGGCTGCATGGTGAGGCAGTCGCCATTGGCATGGTGGCGGTGGGCGAACTCGCCGTGCTGCGGGGAAGCTGGAGTCGCGACGATGCCGAGCGACAACGCCGGCTGATCGAAAGCGCCGGACTCCCCACCGCCTGGCCCGATCTCTCCGTCGATGCGGTTCTCGACAGCTTGCAGGGGGATAAAAAGGTGCGCGACGGTCGCCTGCGCTTCGTGATGCCCACTGGCATCGGATCCGTTGAGATTCGCGATGACGTCAGTCGCGACGAGATTCTGAGCTGCCTGGAGCGCCTGAAAGACTGA
- a CDS encoding glycoside hydrolase family 104 protein, whose product MAISAFIGRQTLSAAVIVGVLPVLSSPLPAQASLLPPASRAQLIHTSDIQPSRAIPYVITPERRAMLNTIRFAEGTWKGGLDVGYRVMFGGGLMPSLARHPNRVIYSSRYASAAAGAYQFMPFTWNLVQRSIGVRGFGPEAQDQGALFLIQRRKALSLTDTGVLSPVLAAMLAPEWASFPTLAGRSYYGQPVKKYARLRSFYDVNLAELRRLRDVKRQALVAPPPALCTGSRIECATRL is encoded by the coding sequence ATGGCTATCTCTGCATTCATCGGTCGTCAGACGCTCTCAGCGGCCGTGATCGTCGGAGTGCTGCCTGTTCTCAGTTCCCCACTGCCCGCCCAGGCGAGCTTGTTGCCCCCTGCCTCGCGGGCGCAGTTGATTCATACCTCTGATATCCAGCCCAGTCGGGCAATTCCCTATGTGATCACGCCCGAACGTCGGGCGATGCTGAACACGATCCGCTTCGCTGAAGGCACCTGGAAAGGTGGCCTGGATGTGGGCTATCGGGTGATGTTCGGAGGTGGCTTGATGCCCTCCCTTGCCCGTCATCCCAACCGGGTGATCTACAGCTCCCGCTATGCCAGTGCAGCTGCCGGGGCCTACCAGTTCATGCCCTTCACCTGGAACCTGGTTCAGCGCAGCATCGGCGTGCGCGGGTTCGGGCCTGAGGCTCAGGACCAGGGTGCTTTGTTCCTGATTCAGCGGCGCAAAGCCCTGTCTCTGACCGACACCGGTGTCCTCAGCCCCGTTCTCGCAGCCATGCTGGCTCCCGAGTGGGCATCATTTCCCACCCTTGCCGGTCGCAGCTACTACGGCCAGCCCGTCAAGAAATACGCGCGACTTCGCTCGTTTTATGACGTGAATCTTGCTGAGTTGCGTCGACTGCGTGACGTCAAGCGACAGGCCTTGGTGGCGCCTCCGCCGGCGCTGTGCACCGGGTCACGCATCGAATGCGCCACCCGGCTCTGA
- the nadA gene encoding quinolinate synthase NadA: MSADTALVAAINRLRKDRNAVILAHYYQEPEIQDIADFVGDSLELSRQAASTDADVIVFCGVHFMAETAKILSPEKTVVLPDLEAGCSLADDCPADEFARFRAEHPDHFVVSYINCTAAVKAQSDLICTSSNAVDLVNQLPADQPVLFAPDQNLGRWVQQQSGRELTLWPGRCIVHETFSEEAVLALKHEHPSAEVIAHPECQQNLLDLADFIGSTSKLLNYTEQSSCNSFIVLTEPGILHQMQQRVPEKTLLDVPGIDGCSCNACPYMRLNTLEKLKACLETLTPAIEMDESMRLKAMKPMQRMLEMSR; this comes from the coding sequence ATGAGCGCTGACACCGCCCTTGTTGCGGCGATCAACCGGCTTCGCAAGGACCGCAATGCCGTGATCCTGGCGCACTACTACCAGGAACCGGAGATTCAGGACATCGCCGATTTTGTAGGTGACTCCCTCGAGCTGTCGCGCCAGGCCGCCAGCACCGATGCAGACGTGATCGTGTTCTGCGGCGTGCACTTCATGGCAGAGACCGCCAAGATTCTCAGCCCGGAAAAGACGGTGGTGCTGCCGGATTTAGAGGCCGGGTGCTCCCTGGCGGACGACTGTCCCGCCGATGAGTTCGCCCGCTTTCGTGCAGAACACCCCGACCACTTCGTGGTGAGTTACATCAACTGCACAGCAGCGGTGAAGGCGCAAAGCGATCTGATCTGCACCAGCAGCAATGCCGTTGATCTGGTGAACCAGCTGCCTGCCGATCAGCCCGTTCTGTTCGCCCCCGATCAAAACCTGGGGCGCTGGGTTCAACAACAGAGCGGTCGCGAGCTGACCCTCTGGCCGGGACGCTGCATCGTTCATGAGACCTTCAGCGAAGAAGCGGTGCTAGCTCTCAAGCACGAACATCCTTCGGCTGAAGTCATCGCGCACCCCGAATGCCAGCAGAACCTGCTGGACCTGGCGGATTTCATTGGATCCACCAGCAAGCTGTTGAATTACACCGAACAGAGCTCCTGCAACAGCTTCATCGTTCTGACGGAACCAGGGATCCTGCACCAGATGCAGCAACGGGTCCCTGAGAAAACTTTGCTCGACGTGCCAGGAATCGATGGATGCAGCTGCAATGCATGCCCCTACATGCGGCTCAACACCCTGGAGAAACTGAAGGCATGCCTGGAGACCCTCACGCCTGCGATCGAGATGGATGAATCGATGCGCCTGAAGGCCATGAAACCCATGCAGCGCATGCTCGAAATGAGCCGGTGA
- a CDS encoding 5-(carboxyamino)imidazole ribonucleotide synthase produces the protein MIGVVGGGQLARMLVQAAAERQVPIAVQTSKPADPAAGLASRLVAADPTDVAGTRELVVGCDGITFENEWVNIDALLPLEQQGVRFRPSLAALSPLVDKLSQRQLLDDLAIPSPPWCPLSLISPAQPALPQGWTFPVMAKASRGGYDGKGTLVLRDIDALAQLLRAVPADDWLLESWVDYELELALVVSRDQRGRIRHFPLVQTHQHQQVCDWVLAPAPVDPSVAALAYNVAASLMTKLGYVGVLALEFFYGPAGLQVNEVAPRTHNSGHFSIEACTSSQFDQQLCIAAGLPVPDPELNSRGALMVNLLGLDTERHAPLDQRLQALEAMPGLHLHWYGKSPETPGRKLGHVTLLLEGDTVLKRRDEAESALAAIRRIWPLESESQD, from the coding sequence ATGATCGGCGTTGTGGGAGGTGGTCAGCTGGCACGGATGCTTGTGCAGGCCGCCGCGGAACGCCAGGTTCCGATCGCCGTTCAAACCTCCAAGCCAGCGGATCCCGCCGCTGGCTTGGCCTCGCGTCTCGTCGCAGCGGATCCGACGGATGTGGCTGGGACCCGGGAGCTGGTGGTGGGCTGTGACGGCATCACCTTCGAGAACGAGTGGGTGAACATCGATGCCCTTCTGCCGCTGGAGCAGCAGGGGGTTCGTTTCCGGCCGTCTTTGGCTGCGCTCTCGCCCCTGGTCGACAAACTTTCTCAACGTCAGCTGTTGGATGACCTGGCGATTCCCAGCCCGCCTTGGTGTCCGCTGAGCCTGATTTCGCCCGCTCAACCGGCGCTTCCTCAGGGCTGGACCTTCCCCGTGATGGCCAAAGCCTCCCGCGGGGGATATGACGGCAAGGGCACGCTGGTGTTGCGTGACATCGATGCCCTGGCGCAGTTGTTGCGCGCCGTCCCAGCCGACGATTGGTTGCTGGAATCCTGGGTGGACTACGAGCTGGAGTTGGCTCTGGTGGTCAGCCGTGATCAGCGCGGCCGGATCCGTCATTTCCCCTTGGTGCAGACCCACCAGCACCAGCAGGTTTGTGACTGGGTTCTGGCACCGGCACCGGTGGATCCCTCGGTTGCGGCCTTGGCCTACAACGTTGCGGCATCGCTGATGACGAAGCTTGGCTATGTGGGGGTGTTGGCTCTGGAGTTTTTCTACGGGCCAGCCGGCCTGCAGGTGAATGAGGTTGCCCCTCGCACTCACAACTCCGGTCATTTCTCGATCGAGGCCTGCACCAGCAGTCAGTTTGATCAGCAGCTCTGCATCGCAGCCGGGCTGCCTGTGCCTGATCCCGAGCTCAACAGCCGCGGTGCCTTGATGGTCAACCTGCTCGGTCTGGATACGGAGCGCCATGCTCCTTTGGATCAGCGGCTACAGGCTCTGGAGGCCATGCCGGGACTTCACCTGCACTGGTATGGCAAGTCACCGGAAACACCGGGGCGCAAGTTGGGGCATGTGACGCTGCTGCTCGAAGGCGACACGGTCTTGAAGCGGCGCGATGAGGCCGAGTCAGCGCTTGCCGCCATTCGCCGGATTTGGCCGCTCGAAAGCGAGAGTCAGGACTAG
- a CDS encoding thioredoxin family protein, producing MAPVTQPKGIRILILMAAMTGTTCTTAAAQPWNQPIPEPATESTAQTIKLADQLNTLDARFFGAHWCPACKEQMKLFGKQAGRKLNYVECGLPDKYPDQLSQCRGENIRSIPTWTRPGSTRLEGVQSINTLERWSGLRPKQKN from the coding sequence ATGGCACCTGTGACCCAGCCCAAGGGCATCAGGATTCTGATCTTGATGGCAGCGATGACGGGGACAACGTGCACCACAGCAGCTGCGCAACCCTGGAACCAACCCATCCCTGAACCTGCAACGGAATCCACAGCACAAACGATCAAGTTGGCCGACCAACTCAATACGCTGGATGCCAGGTTTTTTGGGGCCCATTGGTGCCCCGCCTGCAAAGAGCAGATGAAACTCTTCGGCAAACAGGCCGGACGCAAACTGAACTACGTGGAATGCGGTCTGCCCGACAAATATCCCGACCAGCTCAGCCAATGCAGGGGTGAAAACATTCGCTCCATCCCCACATGGACACGACCCGGATCAACGCGGCTGGAGGGTGTTCAATCGATCAACACCCTCGAGCGCTGGAGTGGCCTGAGGCCAAAACAGAAGAACTGA
- a CDS encoding glycosyltransferase domain-containing protein — MNAKIPKILSHIYFPDAQWTIWCDSNIKLLITPEELIRFFDFPNIGVYSHFKRDSINDEISAFEISKKRFF; from the coding sequence ATGAATGCTAAGATTCCCAAAATCCTAAGTCATATCTATTTTCCAGATGCTCAATGGACTATATGGTGTGACTCAAATATAAAGCTCTTAATAACTCCGGAGGAATTGATCAGATTTTTTGATTTCCCGAATATTGGCGTCTACAGTCACTTCAAAAGGGATTCTATTAACGATGAAATATCTGCATTCGAAATTTCAAAAAAAAGATTCTTTTAA
- a CDS encoding DUF2103 domain-containing protein produces the protein MGRVVITHSTYVDGLIPWLKALSHETDIQTITPAVISRVRGRSPELQLRVSTPIQGGFKLVARKGTSAQEVFVVTSMSRPDLEQAVLHHRP, from the coding sequence TTGGGCCGGGTCGTCATCACCCACAGCACCTATGTGGACGGCTTAATCCCGTGGCTGAAGGCCCTGTCCCATGAGACGGATATCCAGACGATCACCCCTGCCGTGATCAGCCGGGTGCGTGGCCGCAGTCCCGAACTACAGCTGCGGGTGTCCACACCGATCCAAGGGGGTTTCAAGCTGGTGGCTCGCAAAGGCACTTCAGCTCAAGAGGTCTTTGTTGTGACATCGATGAGTCGGCCTGACCTGGAACAGGCGGTTCTGCATCACCGCCCCTGA
- the psb29 gene encoding photosystem II biogenesis protein Psp29, with protein MAASQTIADSKRAFHQAFPHVIAPLYRRLADELLVELHLLSHQSRFEANELFSVGLCSVFNTFTKGYRPEAQTDALFNALCSSNGFDAAKLRKTNASLVEQAKGKDLESLKSWLSSHSLKDGSHYSRLMAVGLMSLLKATAADATGLETEAILNQSKELAESLGLPCDRVEKDLTLFSSNSERMDQAVELLNETIAAEKRKKERRLAEQAQGTSS; from the coding sequence TTGGCCGCAAGTCAGACCATCGCCGACAGCAAACGAGCGTTTCATCAGGCCTTCCCCCACGTCATTGCGCCGCTGTACCGCCGCCTTGCTGACGAGCTGCTGGTGGAGCTGCATTTGCTGAGCCATCAAAGTCGATTTGAAGCCAACGAACTCTTCAGCGTCGGGCTGTGCAGCGTGTTTAACACCTTCACCAAGGGCTATCGGCCAGAAGCGCAGACAGACGCACTGTTCAATGCCCTCTGCAGCAGCAATGGCTTCGACGCAGCAAAGCTGCGTAAGACCAACGCTTCGCTGGTTGAACAAGCCAAAGGCAAGGATCTCGAGAGCCTGAAGAGTTGGCTGTCATCCCACAGCCTCAAAGATGGCAGCCACTACTCACGTTTGATGGCCGTCGGACTGATGAGCCTTCTCAAGGCGACTGCCGCGGATGCCACCGGCTTGGAAACTGAGGCCATTCTCAATCAAAGCAAGGAACTCGCCGAAAGCCTCGGTTTGCCCTGCGATCGCGTCGAGAAGGATCTAACGCTATTTAGCTCCAACAGCGAACGGATGGATCAGGCCGTTGAACTGTTGAACGAAACGATCGCTGCTGAAAAGCGCAAGAAGGAGCGCCGTTTGGCAGAGCAGGCTCAAGGCACCTCCAGCTGA